The Desmodus rotundus isolate HL8 chromosome 3, HLdesRot8A.1, whole genome shotgun sequence genome includes a region encoding these proteins:
- the SH3BGRL3 gene encoding SH3 domain-binding glutamic acid-rich-like protein 3, whose translation MSGLRVYSTSVTGSREIKSQQSEVTRILDGKRIQYQLVDISQDNALRDEMRALAGNPKATPPQIVNGDQYCGDYELFVEAVEQNTLQEFLKLA comes from the exons ATGAGCGGCCTGCGCGTCTACAGCACGTCAGTCACCGGGTCCCGTGAA ATCAAATCCCAGCAGAGCGAGGTGACCCGCATCCTAGATGGGAAGCGCATCCAGTACCAGCTAGTGGACATCTCCCAGGACAATGCCCTGCGGGATGAGATGCGAGCCTTGGCCGGCAACCCCAAGGCCACCCCACCGCAGATTGTCAACGGAGATCAGTACTGTGGG gactATGAGCTCTTTGTGGAGGCTGTGGAACAAAACACACTGCAGGAGTTCCTGAAACTGGCCTGA